In the Vanessa atalanta chromosome 13, ilVanAtal1.2, whole genome shotgun sequence genome, ttatatattcaaacaGATGAAAACCAAAAGATACTTTgagttatcattttttattaagcaacataaaataaaatacaaaatcctTGAAAGACTTACTTTTATTGGCATCCTGTAACCTCTTTGTCTGAACTTTCTTAAGACTGTCAAGTAAAGgagttgttttgattttttcaaTACTACGAACCGAGCCGCATACTGCATTGGTGTTAaggctaaatattttaatataaaaattatgtaatacaaGTAATTCatacaaatgtaaaatgttaactaaataaaaccttttgtgTATTACAAAAGACTACTTTGAATATTAAAGTTTGATAAATAGAAGGATTTAGATGTAGACACGATACAATACAAATGGCATATTCTTTTTCAGTTCCTACTTTCTAAAGCGTTTGAGTCGATTGGCAAGCTGAACTGAGCATTCTGTCTTGAAAACACTCTCGGTATGTGAAGCCAATCACCCAAACTGACAGCCGGTACACGTAGCTCACGTAGAAGATTCTGCATCTCTTGACAGTAGGGACGCTCAGGACGAGTACGTAATGCTTCTTCTAGCACATACCGAcgctaaaaaatttaaatttcgcacCTTTTATAGAAAGTTTTGTACCACTTTTGTGTTTTATAACAGAACGGAAAAtcccttttttatcattaatcaaAATCTTTATGCTATGATGAGTTGAATATATTGTAACGTCAAACCTTTGTGTCGAATTCTGTCTCGATAGCTTCTTCGTCGACCTCCCTATGTAAATACTTCAAAATATCATCATCAAGGAATGAGTCTGTCTTTCTCGCTGCACTGGCTTTGATCACCGGCAGAATAATATCATCCTCTACTGCTTGAGATATTGAGCCTCTTGAACTAGGATTTTGGGAGTCCGTAACTATACCTGCGATCTAATAAAGTGCTATTTGTTAGAAATAGGTCTAACtagttaaaaagtaataatttattgtattttagattatctttatatacaagTCTTCCAAAAGGTCTGTATGTGATCACTCTATGCCGGATAACCTAACGATAATCAATAAAAGACTAAGGCTGATTgtcataacaatatatatttttttattatccatCTTGAAATATATCTCAATGGTATTATGTTACACGTGTGCTGTGGTTACTTTTCGAAGAAGTTTGCAACAGCAAGCTGTAGCAAACATTTGGTACCACATTAGAATGTacgtcatattataaattaagttttaacttgttatattgaattaaaaagcattttttagaaaaaagggTGTCAATTTTAATGGATTTGGAGAAATTCCTACTTGCGTTTCAGGATCCTGCTGAGCTTGGGCTGCTAAACCAGCTGAGGTCAAACGATCACTACCTCCAGGTCTGCCCTTGCGCCGTCTTTTACCACGTCGTCGAACTTCACcacctttataaaaaatgtatcaaactatttcaaaatacatatttagtattttttctaataatgtACAAtgacatgtatttattatattttaatatatatatatatatatatatatagtctgaTGGATGGCTGcaaatcgtaaataatattaaaaatgtgtgtTATTTGAGCCAAGATAACCCAGATTAGAAAACGTAAATCTTTACGGAAGAGTGTTAGTTCAAATCCGGCTTAGCGTAATTAATAGCTTTAGctaaaattatgtttgtatttagtgtttgataataattaatctcgtgctaaTGCAAGAAAATCTGTAAatatcggatgaaaatctgcaaCAGGTGTATTCACAAAATCGGATTGGAGCAGCAGGATGGAATAAACCCCCAATTTGACCCTAAAGAAATGCGAGAAAGTAACGCGATTAGGTTAGTTAATCGATCAGAAAAAAATTACCGTTCTCATCAACGTTTccaatattttcattatcatcattaaCATCCTTTTCTCCCCCAGAACGCTGGGAGGCCGGTGTTTCACTTTTCGCCTTGTTTTTAAGCGCTTTTCCTATATTTAACGCTTTAAGttgattctaaaaaaatatctagtatCAATTGGTTTCTAATTGAATCTAATATTGAAGAAGTTAAAGAGGATTACCTCGAGCTTCTTAAAAAAATCACCACTATCGTATGCTACcgtattttctttctttataagCTTTTTTTGGATTTGAATACTAGGTAATTTAATCCTCTTCTGCTGCCCTGTGGTACCCCAAGACGTCACTGAAAACACTATATTCGACGCACCACGTTTCCTACTTTTTGGGGCATAGTTCACAACTATCCTTGTCACGTGCATCAATGTACAATCACACGGTGTCGTGGAAATAGCCATGGGAATATTTAGAGGTTTACGTTTTAAGCGTCTAGGTTTGGGTTTAGCCAAGCCATCAGCTACTTTAAAGACAGTTTTAACTTTTGACTTTTGATCATtcggtttttgttttttaatttgcaataatttagtttttgataTCAGAAATGGTAACATTTTGAAATGCGATAACGTTCGAaaggttttatttgaaatgtgtAAAAACGTACGTGACCGAAGGTTAGTGAAAGTTACACTATCTCTAACGTCAGTCGGTTATTGATTAGCACTTAtctgtcataaaatattaaatatctaacaCGGTCTAGTAACTCTTGGAGCAGATGATTAAGCTGTCAGGGTCAtagagattatttatatttagcccACTATGTAAAAACGTTGAAGCAGGATTTCCTTTATCTCCTTTGGGCTCCAGTTAAAACCAAGTTTTAGAGTCAGGACCACATTTGAAATTCATAtaaggcggacgggcaaatggaccatcgGATGGTAGATGATATAACGTCTATCGACATTGAAAATTCGCTGAACCATTCCATACACCACGAACGCGCCTTCAGCCTTTGGagctaggattttttttttttttttattgcccgggagggcaaatgactctgctccacctgatggtaagtggtagcagagtccaaacgcgacgacggctagtgcagttgggaaaggtgatctgctctagccgcccccgccttgccggcccgcaagatgcctcttcacgcctcgcttgaaggaacccaggtcataagaggaggggaatacatgcgctggtaaagaattccatgttttggaagtgcgacaaagaaaagagttgccaaatttctttgtacgcgatggaattgatgtcacagttaggcggtgacatcgaaaaccagcacgcgtggacttgtgaaggaaaggggaagcaggaataagggagaatagttcctctgagcactcgccgtgacacattcgatagaaagcgctgagtgccgctatctctcgacgcaattgtaaaggctcgagggtgttggtgacctttacatcgccaataatgcgaaccgcacgtcgctgcaaccgatccaaggcctccagtaggtacttagcggagccatcccagaggtgcgagcaatattcaacgcaggaccgtacctgtgttttatacagcaggagcagttgagcaggcgtgaaaaaacgccgcaccttgttcaggactccgagtttacgtgaggctgtttttataacagcctcgatgtgatcctttggattgaggtcgcaccgaacgtcgattcccagtatggcgactttgctatgtatctccagcgtggtgccacagagggaaagGGGGGGGggaaatggtgactttttcgctgtgagagcgcacacctgtgttttcttggcgttaaactcaacaagattgtcagagccccatttggcgatgagtcctaacgtcctatcgagctcaacaacaagatccctccgtctctcctcagtctccgcccgtccagccgctgcgcgtccgtggtatcccccgtgcactgtactgtcatctgcatagcaatgtatgttcccgagagagagcatatcattgatatgcagaagaaagagcgtgggggatatcacagacccctgggggactccagcattcactacatgggattttgaagcgcaaccatcaactagaacgcgaaggctgcgcttgtgtaggaagctagcaatccaggtgcagagctgaaccggcagaccgtatgccggcagcttggagagaagacttctgtgccagactctgtcgaaagccttggagatatcgaggctgacggccaacgactctccacgcttatcgatagcttcaccccagaggtgtgttacgtacgctagaagatcacctgtggaccgttttggtcgaaacccgtactgacgatcattaattagacagtgatcctctaggtaatggatcagttggttgtttaagatccgttccatcaccttacaaagaactgaggtgatagctattggccgataatttgccgggtcagatcgatcccctattttgggaaccgcttgcacattagcttctctccaagaatccggcacacatcctgtagaaagagacagctggaacaggcgcgttaacacaggagacagctccgctgcacacttcatcagcactatggctggtattccatcgggaccgctagctttccgcacatcaagtgattgtagctctgcacgtacatcacgttgcctgattttgatgtcaggcatcgtgtagccacatgaaggaattgttggtggcagcgcactacaatcattgattacggaattatccgcaaagagttttgccagaagatcagctttctcctgcggactgtgagctagcgatccgtccggatacctgagcggtggcagcgaaggttggcagaaattgctttgcacagatttggtcagacgccagaagctctctaggttgtgaaataaggtcatggccaaaccgcgcaatgcgctgtgcatccgctcttgtgtatgccttcctacaagacttggaagttttattgtaggttgctttcagtgagtcaatgttagatgccccactaacgcagccattgatccacgcgcgataagccgcctgcttagaagacacagcatcggcacattcgcgagtgaaccaacggttacgcgtacccttactggcgaggtctgagttaggaatgtagtattccatccccaacaggatctcactagcaatagcagcggcgctagctgtcgggtcattctcactgaagcaacgctccttccaagggactgacgcatagtaatcgcgcaaaccgtcccaatctgccgacttatagtgccaaatgcgacgtttgcttaccgttggtggcggcagcttggcctgtggcactttggtagatatcaggcagtgatccgaagaaccaagtggagcccgaatctcaacctgatattccaccgggtggctagtcagcagaaggtccagtagggaaggcgcttgcccgtcaatgtctgggatcctggtgggctgatcaaccaactgggtcaagtcatgcgtgagagcgaaagcatgggcagtccttcccgcatggtcagttttggaggacttcaaccatgattcatggtgagcgttaaagtcccccaaaaacaccagttccgcgttaggaaactgctcttgcgcagcatctgccacccgactaagatggtcaaatagtcggcttgtctccaagtcaccattgtgggatctgtagaggcacacgtagacccgactctgacgaaccaagtccacacgtaccactaacagggagaaggaagggtcctccaagcagcgcagacggtgacaacaaacatccgtcctgacgaacaagcatactccggctttcgctttgaaggataaTTAAGGCTTTGaaggataattaaggtagctggtatcgacaggacggagtatttgagtctccgtcagaaacaacattgctgaccgtgctgtctcgagatggtggtggacagcattgaggttagcgtggagtccacggatgttaacgaactcaacctcaaacagcgtgggaatggtgggggtgtgcaccgctgtacgaccgtcatttcttttatgcactgtcatggatagggggaaaaaagaggaagagacgtgaagcgagcgatgcgttgccacgataaggacggtcaaagtgtggagctgtgtttccccaataagttgccagaagagaaaataaaccgacccgccgggcggaagggcccccgaaccctcccggtagtggccgccgtgaccccaccgtccggtcaccaaccggcacgacggtccacaccgggattatgcgtggcctggtggggcagcctcgcgagctggttaggaacgcttgggcccctgtactctgccacgggcggccagcggaacaaccgtttctacgggtctccctgaccggcgggtcaatatactttcctccagcattggttcaacagcaacatccaccggaccaacacttatcgcgacaatgcgcgctcgggcactggctgtacgccggctgatctcgaaacgcggctgcaagcagccacttcacgagtgtttcaccatgcgtacggtggtaacaagccaggcggatgattgacatcctaccaccagatgagcagatggtcgctcagatgtcccttagtcgcctcttacgacacccatgggagagagaggggcagtgaattgtattcttactccgtcactgcacggaCAGATGTTGAGATGATGACAAGATGTTGTGTAcaagtagttacactggtttacgTGCCTTAAGTAGTATTACTGGCGATATAATATATGAGTGgatggtgcctacccagacgggcttgcacaaaaccctactatctagcaaaatatatatatatattatattttatcttttaaacgaaataattgTAACCTTACCTTTTTAATACTTCTCACACTAATGGGGTCTTTAGTAGTTCTTTTGGATAAAATTAGAGGTGAAGCCAACGGTGGAAGTTGTTCGCATTGACCATTCACAAGACGGTTGTGAGTGCTGCCAGATAGATTGAGCGACGGTAATGTGGACCTGTCGTTGGCGCTGGGCGTGTGTCCTGTGGTCATCTCTGAAGTCGCGTAACCATGATAGTAGAGAGTTTCCTATAATGTAATAAGTCaatttaaatgtgtattctAACGTCGTGAATActttattacttggtggtagggctttgtgcaatcccgtctgggtaggaaccatagactcatcagatattctactgccaaaaacaatactcagtatCAATACtcagtacaggcacaagggatataacatctcagttcccaaggttggtggcgcattggcgatgtaatttaatatttcttatagtgccattgtctatgggcagtggtgaccactcaccattaggtggcccTCATCGGccaaattataacattaaaaaaaatggcttaCAGGTTCTaacttagtttttataaataccatACTTAAATCACACTCAGAATTTTGGTATATGGTACcacatatttttcaaaatcataGGGCCATTTTAGGACCAAATGCAGTTTCAAGTGGTTTCATGTTCATTTCCAGGAGAAAAACGTTTAAAACGAACCCGAGCATCAGTAGATCTAATCTAAATGTTTCTGGTCTCATAAGACTTTATTGTAACTTATATCTACGTACCTGACTATGGCTTCTCCTCAAATCGAGAACGATAGTCGTCTTTTGATGTGGCTGGTCGGGCGTGAGGCATCTTCTCGAACCTCTGGATTTGCCGCTCGCTAAAGTCGGAGCTGGCGTAAGAGGTCGTGAATCTGTTTCCGTGTACCTGAAAAAACTTTACTTAATACAAGTATTACTTGGTATACAAAAccgttatatgtattttatagatttaattggAATCAATTATACTATCTGAGTTTTCTTGAAACTATGAATTCTTGGAAAGTGTCTACACTTGGCAGAAATACAATGAACAAGAAATAGTGCTGGTGTACGTTATGCCGATCTGGGTACCTCCTAAACATATCTTCTGTGACAATATCATGTGGCGTcctatttttttccttttcattTTGATCTTGAAACTTAGTTAAGTCTTCTTGAAAGCAATGGCCCTTACCTTCGAGAAActgaaaacaatatatataaggaattaaaaatgtaccatAGATAACTATATGGTAAATTGAATGAGTAAGAATTATACCCATGCATCCTTTGCTTTTTTGACAAACTCTTTAGCAGTAGAATCAGCTGGATGGTTGCATAGAACGGAACAAGCGTTCGAGAAAGGGTTGTAAAGGCCCGCATAAGGGCGCAGCATGAACGGCGCTGGTGTCACTTCGCATCGTAGCTCTAAATTAGCCTAAGTAAACAACGAATACAAACTATAGAGTATACCtgcatttattgtaaatattagaaacattaaattaacactaattaattttgttcaacGGATAATAAAGGCAAGatttcaaaaacaattacacaaatatacaaatattaagtaattaccTACTTCTCTTCTGGTTGGTGCGTAAGCATTAGTTATTTTTGATGTATGTAACTACTTACAAATTTTTGGacaaattaaaatctttgaatATAAACAACAACACCTTATTTATTGACGTACccgaaaatgaaatatttagtgAATATTCAAAGAGGTTTTctttgtttcaaatttttagTTATAGACAGATAATCAGACCATTAGATAAAATCGAAACTTACTGTCCTATTCGTTACCTTATCCTATGTACCTACCTAAGACACTTTAtcctattataattacattaacttAAAAGTAGATGTAGCCAGAAGCTggataaatagatttaaattgaaaaacagaCGAACTAACGATCCAGTGGCTAAAACAAGTTAATCTCAaatgattgcggtttcaaaaTAAGACAAGCATCACTTAACTTTACGCGCTTAACTAtgcttgtttataattcatctcgtgctcggtagtgaaggaaaacatcttgacaTAACTTGCATGTGATGGATGTAAATCTCCGGCACGTAAATCCACCATCCCCCATTTGAGCAGTATGGTAGAAAAATCCGAAAGGAAAGGCTTTAGTCGAGCAATAcgtttacaagctgttactttagtATAAAATGCGGTATTACCGGTAAAAATAAAGACGCGGATGAATTCGCGTGAAGCAGCTAGTGGCGTTGTAGGTATAAATGCATACGATATGATAGTATCACACGTGGTACTCACTTTATCTGTTCCTTTTTGTTTATTCGTTGCAGACTTTTGCAGCACGCTCGCCAATAGCCCAGTGTTACTGGTTAGTCCCATGACttcattttatttctctttAAGTCTGTATATCGATCAATCAATCTCTTGgttacgtaaaataatatcaaacttCTGTaagctaaataaattattatactttgacATTTAGATAGGTATTCagatttcttctttttttatttaattcgaaaaataagtattaataatatgctTGTCATGGCGATTTTTTTTGCCTAGCACATTTTCTTTAACATCCTCGCTACTGTTTTATATTCCGTAGGTActtatctatctatttttatttatttagtaaggcAGAAAATATGCCATCGTACGTGCCGGTAAAAATCAAACTAAATCAACTCCTCACAAAGtcaataatagaatataaaatgttatatcccttgttgtcattaatatttaccCAGAGAAACTCTTGCACACAGCCCTCTACCGTACACAGAAAATAACCTTTTTAcctaattaaaagtatatctgGCTTCATATCCGCACACACTACGCAAATATTAGTGAAGGTTACCAAATGTAGTTTATTTCCTTTTCTTTTATAGGGTATTGAGATCATTTTAGGCTAAATCTGAAGACTTCTGATTAGTTTGATATCCCGGACCTTGGCATACAGCATATGTATGGGATAAGCTTATGTACTGtatattttgtcataattttatgTACTGAATATTTTGTCTTATGACTacataagttaaaatattcagtacataaaatatattagatgaaAAACATTTGTTTCGTCGACATTACGAGAAAGtagttagtataaataaaaaacattttttaattttaaaaaaaaagtttttcttaCCGGAATACTTGAGATTAAATCGGATTGAAACATCAAACTAACGAGGGAAATACCCAAAGAGGAATACCATTGTCTTATTCTCAAGACATttacgacaaaaaaaatattatatgtacttcCAAACTTTTAACTGCATATTATAATTAGTGGTTATAACAGATAAACaacataaggtttttttttcacatatattattcaaaaaaatttacacaaaagCACTAAGACATCCATTTAACCTTATTgtctaaataaatgaaattttaatccgACACTCAACCtcttaattaaaagatatatttttttctaaaaataatactcaTTCTCTTTTTAAAATCGGAAAGTAACTATggcattataaacacaataccTACCAAGCgacattttgaaatttatttaatctagaataatctataagtttaattttatttcatcgcTAAAGGATCTATTTATTACAAAGGGATTTATTTTAcatagtgcaataaagaatattaatgtgTACAGTGGGtgaaaaatactaatataatttacaagtaTCAAATCACACTTCTATTCTTTgcgacatattttaatttagataaacaaataattattggttTAAAACCATGTTTAATGTTTTCCTTTCACCGTTAAGTTTTTTATACATTGCAAGAGTATTTAAGTAGGTAAAAGtagttaatttatcattaagtCAAAttgtaagttattaaataaactacacAAATATTGCCGACATTTATAGTTCACGTGAAAATTGTGAAATATTGCGctggtatatttaaaatactttgtacttaataatattttacgtcgGCAATAAATTTGCAGTAAAACTAATGCGTCGTAAACTAAACAGCTCTGTGTTATGACTGTTCACAGTATTAAGACatcgttattttattgtacGAGATTTCAAGTAGCCTTTCAATGGTTTGTACTTGAAAACATATTGTTTTACCTAAAACATTTCTTctgttatgatataaaatataaataactgcaACACAttgatactaatatatttttcatttacacgTAAGAATCAATTGAAGATCTTAATaggttattaatattcattgaatacataacatacatcATTAACAGTCATAAcacagttaaatacaataatggAGCTctatacgaattaaaaaaatatattactatcatTAATGGTCGAATGAGCTCACAATTTACAAGGTCGACATTTACACCTTTCCAATCTATCAAAATTAGacagctttaaataaaatttattgcgaTCTGTCAATATAAAGATgaacattttgaaatataactCGTTTTAGACTTTAAATTGATATGTTATTTGTTAGCGTTATAGTGATTGCGTACTAGAGAACTAAAATATTGTACTCGAAGCGATTCTATTAGAAAAAGTATACTTTTTGACAATATAGATAGAAAGACACATTCTCTATTTTCAAGTACACGAAAAGGCAAGTCGATTAGAAGGCAAGTCACAGACCCTACTTTTGTCTTACAAGttcattaacaatataatgattaactattattatgtcataaacataaaaataaagtttactcTCTACATTAATTAATGTAGCAAGTGGTCCATTCGTATATTAATGAATGTTAACCAGCACCTTaaactgtataattattaaaatataaaacaataatttagacTAACAGCACTCTATGTAAAATGTGTGACTCATCTCGTTctctacaaataaaatttaattatgactagtcgttatgaaataaatttga is a window encoding:
- the LOC125068232 gene encoding uncharacterized protein LOC125068232; this encodes MGLTSNTGLLASVLQKSATNKQKGTDKVKLRCEVTPAPFMLRPYAGLYNPFSNACSVLCNHPADSTAKEFVKKAKDAWFLEGKGHCFQEDLTKFQDQNEKEKNRTPHDIVTEDMFRRYTETDSRPLTPAPTLASGKSRGSRRCLTPDQPHQKTTIVLDLRRSHSQETLYYHGYATSEMTTGHTPSANDRSTLPSLNLSGSTHNRLVNGQCEQLPPLASPLILSKRTTKDPISVRSIKKNQLKALNIGKALKNKAKSETPASQRSGGEKDVNDDNENIGNVDENGGEVRRRGKRRRKGRPGGSDRLTSAGLAAQAQQDPETQIAGIVTDSQNPSSRGSISQAVEDDIILPVIKASAARKTDSFLDDDILKYLHREVDEEAIETEFDTKRRYVLEEALRTRPERPYCQEMQNLLRELRVPAVSLGDWLHIPRVFSRQNAQFSLPIDSNALETLTPMQYAARFVVLKKSKQLLYLTVLRKFRQRGYRMPIKNLQEGLMLMMGGILSQEQAKQFGSIMEWDDYEEDENIPDEIKLTLLDTGYRKNDHMEGGDTGESDAQTLKYRTWCGLCAICERMYGRFPPREKDPPDGMELSDFTMIETKLAMLKVHCGLIEVLNTIRIR